The following are from one region of the Gammaproteobacteria bacterium genome:
- a CDS encoding peroxiredoxin — protein MPLRIGDDAPDFTAETTEGTINFHEWVGDGWAVLFSHPKDFTPVCTTELGYMAGLKSEFDKRNCKTIGLSIDSVDDHSAWSKDIEETQGHAVNYPIIGDTDLKVAKLYDMIHPNASGKAKERTAVDNATVRSVFVIGPDKKIKLMITYPMSTGRNFDEVLRVLDSMQLTAKHKVATPVNWKQGEDVIIVPAVSDDEAKEKFPQGWKAPKPYLRIVPQPK, from the coding sequence ATGCCATTACGCATAGGCGATGATGCGCCGGATTTTACCGCAGAGACAACGGAGGGAACGATAAACTTCCATGAATGGGTCGGAGACGGATGGGCCGTTCTCTTTTCCCATCCAAAGGATTTCACACCGGTTTGTACCACGGAGCTTGGCTACATGGCCGGACTGAAATCAGAATTTGATAAACGCAATTGCAAAACCATTGGTCTCAGTATCGATTCAGTCGACGACCATTCCGCATGGTCCAAGGATATCGAGGAAACCCAAGGACATGCAGTGAACTATCCAATTATCGGTGATACCGATCTAAAGGTCGCGAAGCTCTACGATATGATTCACCCGAACGCCTCAGGGAAGGCCAAGGAACGGACGGCGGTAGACAATGCAACGGTGCGCTCGGTATTCGTCATCGGGCCGGACAAGAAGATCAAGCTGATGATCACCTATCCCATGAGCACTGGCCGAAACTTCGACGAGGTCTTAAGGGTGCTTGACTCCATGCAGTTGACTGCGAAGCACAAAGTCGCCACACCGGTTAACTGGAAACAGGGCGAAGACGTCATCATCGTCCCGGCAGTGTCTGATGATGAAGCCAAGGAGAAATTCCCGCAGGGCTGGAAGGCGCCGAAACCGTATCTACGGATCGTGCCGCAACCGAAATAA
- a CDS encoding fumarylacetoacetate hydrolase family protein: MKLATFTHKGVTRVGIVVNEAIVDVTVENADLPQNMIDVLEGGEPVLAVLRSLEQSGAPSLPLAEVHLEAPVLRPPKFLAIGLNYADHIEETGLERPEFPSFFNKQSTCVIGPHDPIHAPRVSAKLDYEGELGFVIGRRCRHVPRERARDVIAGYLIVNDVTVRDWQARSPTWTLGKSFDTHGPTGPWIVTADEIGDPHALDIETWVNEERRQSTNTRHMIFNCFQQVEVLSTAFTLEPGDIISTGTSSGVGVMMTPRGYVKAGDVVRVTIERIGAIENPVIEEPDDTARL, encoded by the coding sequence ATGAAACTTGCAACATTCACACATAAAGGTGTGACAAGGGTCGGGATCGTGGTGAATGAAGCGATCGTGGATGTTACTGTGGAGAACGCCGATCTGCCGCAGAACATGATTGACGTGCTGGAGGGCGGTGAGCCAGTATTGGCTGTACTGCGGTCGCTTGAGCAAAGTGGCGCGCCATCGCTACCACTTGCCGAAGTACATCTTGAGGCGCCAGTCCTACGCCCCCCGAAGTTTCTTGCGATTGGGCTTAACTATGCGGACCATATTGAGGAGACCGGGCTAGAACGGCCTGAGTTCCCTTCATTTTTTAACAAACAATCGACATGCGTTATCGGACCGCATGATCCGATACACGCGCCACGGGTGTCAGCGAAACTCGACTACGAGGGCGAACTGGGATTTGTCATCGGTCGCCGCTGTCGCCACGTGCCGCGAGAACGGGCCCGTGACGTCATCGCAGGATATCTGATCGTAAACGATGTCACCGTGCGTGACTGGCAAGCGCGTTCGCCGACTTGGACGCTGGGGAAATCATTTGATACCCATGGTCCAACGGGGCCCTGGATTGTGACAGCCGATGAAATCGGTGATCCCCATGCGCTCGATATTGAGACATGGGTCAACGAAGAGCGGCGCCAGTCAACTAATACACGGCATATGATTTTTAATTGTTTTCAGCAGGTCGAGGTCTTATCCACCGCCTTCACGCTTGAACCAGGGGATATCATCTCGACTGGCACCAGCAGCGGCGTCGGTGTGATGATGACCCCGCGGGGTTATGTCAAGGCAGGTGATGTTGTGCGGGTGACAATAGAAAGGATAGGAGCTATCGAAAATCCAGTGATTGAGGAGCCGGACGATACCGCACGTTTATGA
- a CDS encoding class I SAM-dependent methyltransferase, which yields MEEPDPRLEQVHRLFSGTGETYDFMVNFATFGIDRRWKRRIVDLIPAGCERILDLACGTGISTLEIARRFPNCHVVGVELRDEYLDIARKKIQTLGVENVELVLSRAEDYRADAPFDCVTSSYLAKYADLKVLTRMTRKNLKDRGFLLMHDFTYPPKAYLVWVWRLYFGMLQHVGSRVFPAWREIYHSLPKLIEESRWIPELTEELQRNGFYEIHEEYLTAYGSAIITARK from the coding sequence ATGGAAGAACCGGATCCAAGACTCGAACAGGTCCATCGCCTTTTCTCCGGTACCGGCGAAACGTACGACTTCATGGTCAACTTCGCTACGTTCGGCATAGACCGGCGCTGGAAACGCCGAATCGTCGACCTCATTCCAGCAGGATGTGAACGCATATTGGACTTAGCCTGCGGAACCGGAATATCCACTTTGGAAATCGCCAGACGTTTTCCAAACTGTCATGTTGTTGGAGTCGAACTACGCGACGAGTATCTGGACATCGCACGGAAAAAGATCCAAACACTCGGTGTTGAAAATGTGGAACTCGTCCTATCTCGAGCCGAGGACTACCGAGCCGATGCGCCTTTTGACTGTGTGACCTCGTCTTACCTGGCTAAATACGCCGATCTAAAGGTTCTGACTCGTATGACAAGGAAGAATCTCAAGGACCGCGGTTTTCTACTCATGCACGATTTCACCTATCCGCCAAAGGCCTACCTGGTTTGGGTCTGGCGTCTCTATTTCGGCATGCTGCAGCACGTTGGAAGTCGCGTCTTTCCCGCATGGCGAGAGATCTATCATAGTCTCCCAAAACTCATCGAAGAGAGCCGTTGGATACCGGAACTAACCGAAGAACTTCAGCGCAACGGTTTTTACGAGATCCATGAGGAATACCTGACTGCATACGGCTCCGCAATCATTACCGCCCGAAAATAA
- a CDS encoding GFA family protein — protein sequence MQLEGSCHCTSVRFTVRSADPYPFNLCYCSICRKTAGGGGYAINLGAEYETLEVKGKEHIGTYRAKIPNPETGQIEESLAERNFCKHCGSALWAWDPRWPELVHPVASAIDSDLPVPPERTHMMLGSKASWVEVKAGPKDQTFDGYPQESLAQWHQRLGLEDIDC from the coding sequence ATGCAACTTGAAGGCTCATGTCATTGCACTAGCGTGCGTTTTACAGTCCGTTCCGCCGACCCATATCCATTCAACCTCTGCTATTGTTCGATCTGCCGAAAGACCGCTGGCGGGGGTGGTTACGCGATCAATCTAGGTGCCGAATATGAGACGCTTGAGGTCAAGGGAAAGGAACATATCGGCACCTACCGGGCAAAAATCCCGAACCCTGAGACGGGTCAAATCGAAGAAAGTTTGGCGGAGCGAAACTTCTGTAAGCATTGCGGTAGTGCGCTTTGGGCATGGGATCCCCGATGGCCCGAGCTCGTGCATCCGGTTGCCTCAGCCATAGATTCGGATCTGCCAGTTCCGCCGGAGCGAACACACATGATGCTGGGTTCAAAAGCAAGTTGGGTCGAGGTGAAAGCGGGACCGAAGGACCAGACATTCGATGGGTATCCACAAGAGTCGCTTGCACAATGGCATCAGCGTCTAGGCCTTGAAGATATTGACTGCTAA
- a CDS encoding glutathione S-transferase translates to MPELKLTYFDFHGGRGEPARLAMFMGGIEFEDRRVPLAEWPAVKAEMPFHAVPVLEVDGKTLTQSNAINRYVGKLAGLYPSDPWQAALCDEVMDTVEDIVNEVVATFTIENEEEKRAARQALADGPLRFYLERLQTRLEQTGGEYFADNRLTVADLKVFVWIRNLRSGLLDYIPTDLPDRIAPLLVEHLERVNKHPKIAAYYESR, encoded by the coding sequence ATGCCCGAATTAAAGTTGACCTACTTCGACTTCCACGGCGGCCGTGGCGAGCCTGCGCGCCTCGCAATGTTTATGGGCGGAATCGAGTTCGAGGACCGACGCGTGCCGTTGGCCGAGTGGCCTGCGGTCAAGGCCGAGATGCCGTTCCACGCTGTCCCGGTTCTCGAGGTCGACGGCAAAACCTTGACTCAGTCTAACGCCATCAACCGTTATGTCGGAAAGCTTGCTGGGCTCTATCCGAGCGATCCTTGGCAAGCGGCGCTTTGTGACGAGGTGATGGACACCGTCGAGGATATCGTTAACGAGGTCGTGGCAACGTTCACGATAGAGAATGAAGAGGAAAAAAGGGCCGCTCGGCAAGCATTGGCCGACGGCCCGCTACGCTTCTATCTGGAGCGACTGCAAACGCGGCTTGAGCAGACCGGCGGTGAGTATTTTGCTGATAACCGACTCACGGTGGCAGACCTAAAGGTCTTCGTTTGGATCCGGAATCTGAGGTCGGGATTGTTGGACTACATTCCAACGGACCTGCCTGACCGCATTGCGCCGCTACTGGTCGAACACTTGGAGCGCGTGAACAAGCACCCCAAGATCGCCGCGTACTATGAGAGTCGCTGA
- a CDS encoding MFS transporter produces the protein MNGATLPFLYVPSRRAVMNAVPVEKKGQAAGINLTAQLLGGTIGMTLCGTLLATTGDFQIVFLVTAGITLAVFVLGWFFIER, from the coding sequence GTGAACGGCGCGACACTGCCGTTCCTCTATGTGCCAAGCCGACGGGCCGTCATGAACGCCGTTCCGGTGGAGAAAAAGGGCCAGGCGGCAGGAATCAATCTGACCGCCCAGCTTCTCGGCGGCACGATTGGGATGACCCTATGCGGCACGCTCTTAGCAACGACAGGCGATTTTCAGATCGTGTTCTTGGTGACGGCTGGGATTACGCTTGCCGTCTTCGTGTTGGGCTGGTTCTTCATAGAGAGATAA
- a CDS encoding SDR family NAD(P)-dependent oxidoreductase, producing MTLNNPANRPILITGCSSGIGRCVAEGLQARGYVVYPTARKWEDVEDLKANGFDALQLDLTNSSSIKTAVELMLERTRGRIYGLFNNGGFGQPGAVEDLSRDVLREQFEVNFLGTHELTCHVIPAMRAQGFGRIIQNSSMLGFIALKYRGAYNASKYALEGLTDTLRMELKGTGIFVSLIEPGPIKSRFRENAYAAFKRNIDAEKSTHRTIYQSIEKRLGTTKPDPFTLPANAVLKKVLHALESARPKARYYVTFPTYVFALLQWILPSSILDSVLIRTSSLENR from the coding sequence ATGACACTTAACAATCCAGCCAACCGACCGATTCTTATCACCGGCTGCTCAAGTGGGATCGGTCGGTGCGTGGCAGAGGGCCTGCAAGCCCGCGGTTATGTTGTATACCCAACAGCGCGAAAATGGGAGGATGTTGAAGACCTCAAAGCCAACGGATTCGACGCACTGCAACTTGATCTCACCAACTCTTCGTCTATAAAAACGGCCGTCGAGTTGATGCTCGAGCGAACTCGGGGACGTATCTACGGTTTGTTTAATAACGGCGGTTTCGGACAGCCAGGTGCCGTAGAGGACCTATCGCGCGACGTATTGAGAGAACAATTTGAGGTGAACTTCCTAGGGACTCATGAACTTACTTGCCATGTGATTCCCGCCATGCGTGCCCAAGGTTTTGGGCGCATCATTCAAAACAGTTCGATGTTGGGATTTATAGCCCTTAAATATCGCGGGGCATATAACGCCAGTAAATATGCATTGGAAGGCTTGACGGATACCCTGCGTATGGAACTTAAAGGTACCGGCATCTTCGTGTCACTCATTGAGCCAGGACCTATCAAAAGTCGGTTTCGCGAAAATGCGTATGCAGCCTTCAAACGAAATATTGATGCAGAGAAAAGCACTCATCGCACGATTTACCAATCGATCGAAAAGCGTCTAGGCACTACAAAGCCAGATCCTTTTACCTTACCGGCCAATGCCGTGTTAAAGAAGGTGCTGCACGCGCTTGAAAGCGCTCGCCCGAAAGCACGATATTATGTAACGTTTCCCACCTACGTGTTCGCCTTGCTGCAGTGGATTTTGCCAAGCAGCATCCTAGATAGCGTGCTTATCCGCACATCGAGTCTCGAGAATCGCTGA
- the mpl gene encoding UDP-N-acetylmuramate:L-alanyl-gamma-D-glutamyl-meso-diaminopimelate ligase has translation MHIHILGICGSFMGGVAILAKALGHQVSGSDANVYPPMSTQLKAHDIELMESYTAALPDPAPDLVLVGNALSRGNPAIEHILNEGLPYTSGPAWLAENVLGGRWVLAVAGTHGKTTTASVLAWLLESAGMNPGFLVGGLPANFGVSARLGGPDVFIVEADEYDTAFWDKRSKFVHYRPRTLVLTNIEYDHADIFADLAAILRQFHHLVRTVPGNGLIILPHNDEAVTTMLAMGCWTPREAFGRFESDGADWQAEPQCPDFSRFRVGRNSTTIGEVEWPLIGEHNALNGLAAIAAAQHAGMAPAQACEALRGFTGVKRRLECLAVVDDIRVYDDFAHHPTAIHSTLTALRQRVGHDRIIALFEPRSNSMRMGVHKDELAAALTQADAALLYQPPELRWELKEATAALGNKRHVFRDVGAMLEHTVKFAQPSDHILIMSNGAFGGIHERLIQALRER, from the coding sequence ATGCACATCCATATCCTTGGCATCTGCGGCAGTTTCATGGGTGGGGTTGCAATCCTTGCGAAGGCGCTCGGGCACCAGGTGAGCGGCTCAGATGCCAACGTCTACCCACCCATGAGCACGCAGCTTAAAGCACACGACATCGAGCTCATGGAAAGCTATACCGCGGCACTGCCCGATCCTGCACCGGACCTCGTGCTCGTCGGAAACGCGCTCTCGCGTGGCAATCCGGCCATAGAACACATATTGAATGAGGGGCTACCCTACACATCGGGTCCCGCGTGGCTGGCGGAAAACGTCTTGGGCGGGCGGTGGGTACTGGCCGTGGCGGGCACCCACGGCAAGACCACGACTGCTAGCGTCCTGGCTTGGTTACTGGAATCAGCAGGGATGAATCCCGGCTTTTTAGTCGGCGGGCTACCCGCTAATTTCGGCGTGTCTGCTCGGCTTGGCGGCCCCGATGTCTTCATCGTGGAGGCCGATGAGTACGACACGGCGTTCTGGGACAAGCGCTCAAAGTTCGTCCATTATCGGCCGCGGACCTTAGTCCTGACCAATATCGAGTATGATCATGCAGATATCTTCGCCGATCTTGCCGCTATCTTACGGCAATTCCACCATTTGGTCCGGACAGTGCCTGGCAACGGCCTGATCATCCTGCCCCATAACGATGAGGCCGTCACGACCATGCTGGCCATGGGCTGCTGGACCCCGCGCGAGGCCTTTGGCCGCTTCGAGAGCGACGGCGCCGACTGGCAGGCAGAGCCCCAGTGCCCGGACTTTAGTCGTTTTCGGGTGGGCCGAAACAGCACCACAATTGGAGAGGTCGAATGGCCGCTTATCGGCGAGCATAATGCCCTCAACGGCCTGGCTGCCATTGCAGCCGCGCAGCACGCCGGTATGGCCCCGGCGCAAGCGTGTGAGGCACTGAGGGGGTTCACCGGCGTGAAACGGCGTTTGGAGTGTCTCGCCGTGGTTGACGATATTCGCGTCTACGATGATTTCGCCCACCATCCGACCGCCATTCACAGCACCTTGACGGCACTCCGCCAACGCGTCGGCCATGACCGAATCATTGCGCTCTTCGAGCCCCGCTCGAACTCCATGCGCATGGGCGTCCACAAAGATGAATTGGCGGCGGCGCTGACTCAGGCCGATGCGGCGTTACTCTATCAGCCACCTGAACTCCGTTGGGAACTGAAGGAGGCAACAGCAGCGCTGGGAAACAAGCGTCATGTATTTCGCGACGTCGGCGCGATGCTTGAACATACGGTGAAATTTGCCCAACCCAGCGATCACATCCTGATCATGAGCAACGGGGCATTCGGCGGCATCCACGAGCGCCTGATCCAGGCGCTTCGTGAACGATGA
- a CDS encoding helix-turn-helix domain-containing protein: protein MATEKYVTIPELAKLLGVSRTAIYNRVKKGQIPATKIGRTYAITDRTIADILGKKVTSQGKERIASAVRKTVKEYGEVLKQLSKE, encoded by the coding sequence ATGGCGACTGAAAAATATGTCACTATCCCTGAACTGGCCAAACTCCTCGGTGTCAGCCGTACCGCGATCTACAATCGAGTCAAGAAAGGACAGATCCCTGCCACAAAAATAGGTAGGACCTACGCTATTACCGACCGGACTATCGCAGACATCCTAGGCAAGAAAGTAACGAGCCAAGGAAAAGAACGAATAGCCTCCGCTGTTCGCAAAACAGTGAAGGAATATGGAGAGGTCCTGAAACAATTGAGCAAGGAGTAG
- the ispG gene encoding flavodoxin-dependent (E)-4-hydroxy-3-methylbut-2-enyl-diphosphate synthase: protein MATNPQSHQQRTSVAVKVGSITIGGGAPVVVQSMTNTDTADAVATAKQVQQLAAAGSELVRITVNTEDAAGQVAKIRDLLEVEDCRVPLIGDFHYNGHKLLTEYPDCAEALAKYRINPGNVGFGRKRDSQFATMIEMAIKYDKPIRIGVNWGSLDSDLLTKMMDENAKLAEPKDANEVMREALNVSALTSAQRAEEIGLPRDRIILSCKVSGVQDLIAVYRQLGSRCDYALHLGLTEAGMGSKGIVASTAAMSVLLNEGIGDTIRVSLTPEPGGDRSKEVIVAQEMLQTIGLRSFTPLVTACPGCGRTTSTYFQELADQIQAYVRSQMPIWRENYAGVEDMTLAVMGCVVNGPGESKHANIGISLPGTGEAPVAPVFIDGEKAVTLRGENIAEEFQQMVDEYIEKTYAKK, encoded by the coding sequence ATGGCTACAAATCCTCAGAGCCATCAACAGCGTACCAGCGTGGCCGTTAAGGTTGGGTCCATCACCATTGGTGGTGGCGCACCTGTGGTCGTGCAGTCGATGACCAACACGGACACGGCGGACGCCGTGGCTACGGCCAAGCAAGTGCAACAGCTTGCGGCAGCAGGTTCGGAGCTGGTCCGCATCACAGTGAACACTGAAGATGCTGCAGGACAGGTCGCAAAGATCCGGGATCTTTTAGAGGTTGAAGATTGCCGCGTTCCGCTCATTGGCGATTTTCATTACAACGGCCATAAATTACTTACAGAATATCCCGACTGCGCAGAGGCACTCGCAAAATATCGTATCAATCCTGGCAACGTAGGTTTTGGTAGAAAACGTGACAGCCAGTTTGCAACAATGATAGAAATGGCAATCAAGTACGATAAACCCATACGTATTGGCGTGAACTGGGGCAGTCTGGATAGCGACCTGCTCACTAAAATGATGGACGAAAATGCCAAACTGGCTGAGCCCAAGGACGCCAATGAGGTCATGCGCGAAGCCCTCAATGTATCGGCGCTAACAAGCGCCCAGCGTGCTGAAGAAATCGGCCTGCCGCGCGACAGAATCATTCTCTCCTGTAAGGTCAGTGGCGTACAGGACCTTATCGCCGTTTACCGACAACTGGGCTCACGATGCGACTACGCGCTGCACTTGGGCCTTACGGAGGCCGGCATGGGCTCCAAGGGCATCGTCGCGTCAACAGCGGCAATGAGTGTTCTCCTGAATGAAGGGATTGGCGACACGATCCGAGTGTCACTGACTCCCGAACCCGGCGGCGACCGCAGTAAAGAAGTCATCGTCGCCCAAGAGATGCTCCAAACAATAGGTCTGCGCTCGTTTACACCACTGGTCACTGCCTGCCCGGGGTGCGGGCGTACCACAAGCACGTACTTTCAAGAGCTCGCGGACCAGATCCAAGCTTATGTCCGCAGCCAAATGCCAATCTGGCGAGAGAACTATGCCGGCGTGGAAGATATGACCCTGGCAGTTATGGGCTGCGTGGTGAACGGCCCGGGCGAGAGCAAACACGCGAATATTGGCATCAGCCTGCCTGGCACCGGCGAGGCGCCCGTGGCACCGGTATTTATCGACGGGGAAAAAGCGGTGACGCTCCGCGGTGAAAATATTGCCGAGGAATTTCAGCAGATGGTGGATGAGTACATCGAGAAGACGTATGCAAAAAAATAA
- a CDS encoding TusE/DsrC/DsvC family sulfur relay protein: protein MVVEAHGRIIETDPEGFLVDLDEWDEQVSNAMAAMDDIQLNDAHWEIIRFMRDYYDEFKIIPIMRILAKAICSRLDEEKGSSRYLYSLFPEGPVRQASRYAGLPKPPSCI from the coding sequence ATGGTAGTTGAAGCACACGGGCGCATTATTGAGACTGACCCGGAGGGTTTTCTGGTTGATCTTGATGAATGGGATGAACAAGTTTCTAATGCCATGGCGGCTATGGATGACATTCAACTTAATGATGCCCATTGGGAGATAATTCGATTTATGCGCGATTATTACGACGAATTTAAGATCATCCCAATCATGCGCATCCTGGCCAAGGCAATTTGCAGTAGGCTCGATGAGGAAAAAGGATCGAGCCGGTATCTTTATAGTTTGTTTCCCGAAGGGCCAGTAAGACAAGCGTCCCGGTATGCGGGATTACCAAAACCGCCGAGTTGTATCTAA
- the tusD gene encoding sulfurtransferase complex subunit TusD has product MKFAILINEGPYQHQASDTAYQFGKAALEEGHEIYRVVFYHDGVYNASCLSVPPQDDRNIIKRWSELANQHHVDLVLCASTALRRGILDEEEARRNAKATGNLAPGFRIAGLGQLVDAGIVAERFIVFGD; this is encoded by the coding sequence ATGAAGTTCGCGATCCTCATTAATGAAGGTCCTTACCAGCATCAGGCGTCTGATACAGCGTACCAGTTTGGCAAAGCTGCGTTGGAGGAAGGTCACGAAATATACCGTGTGGTTTTCTACCACGACGGCGTTTACAACGCATCGTGCCTAAGTGTCCCGCCACAAGATGACCGAAATATTATCAAGCGGTGGTCGGAACTAGCTAATCAGCACCATGTTGATCTGGTGCTTTGTGCATCGACGGCGCTGCGCCGTGGGATCCTTGATGAAGAAGAAGCACGGCGAAATGCTAAGGCTACAGGAAACCTGGCGCCGGGGTTCCGGATCGCGGGACTCGGACAGCTTGTTGATGCCGGTATCGTAGCGGAACGATTCATCGTTTTTGGGGACTGA
- a CDS encoding LON peptidase substrate-binding domain-containing protein — translation MTHIPLLPLHTVLFPGGTLPLRIFEARYIDMVSECLHTGRGFGVCLIRRGSEVGAAAVSHEVGTLAMITDWDRRPDGLLGITARGERRFRIRTRSVAANNLIHAGVEWFPNEPPAELIDTYEPTATLLRDIVEQLDLPYPPTSKLYRDAVWVGYRLAELLPVTPQEKQLLLEMNDAGQRLKQLQSFVTALHLA, via the coding sequence ATGACCCACATCCCCCTCTTGCCATTACATACGGTCCTGTTTCCAGGCGGAACCTTGCCCCTTCGGATCTTCGAAGCACGCTATATCGACATGGTAAGTGAGTGTTTGCACACTGGCCGTGGCTTTGGTGTATGCCTCATTCGGCGAGGTAGTGAGGTAGGGGCAGCGGCTGTGAGCCACGAGGTTGGGACACTCGCAATGATCACAGATTGGGACCGGCGCCCCGACGGATTACTCGGCATCACCGCACGTGGGGAACGACGCTTTCGGATCCGGACACGGAGCGTAGCGGCAAATAACCTCATCCACGCGGGCGTCGAGTGGTTCCCAAACGAGCCCCCGGCAGAGCTGATTGACACCTATGAGCCCACGGCAACGCTTCTGCGGGACATTGTGGAACAGCTCGACCTTCCGTATCCGCCGACCTCAAAGCTCTATCGGGACGCCGTGTGGGTGGGCTACCGCTTGGCTGAACTCTTACCCGTAACGCCCCAAGAAAAACAGCTGCTTCTGGAAATGAATGACGCTGGACAGCGCCTGAAACAGCTTCAATCATTCGTAACAGCCCTTCATCTGGCCTAA
- a CDS encoding type II toxin-antitoxin system death-on-curing family toxin — translation MRIITIADVEYLAFQLAQEHLSFNEPIPDFSTRFPNVLESCVLTPFQTFSSKALYPTLVAKAGFLFYLMIKNHPFQNGNKRIAITTLLMFLFFNDKWLKIHNQELYEFTIWVAQSRSEFKDQVVATIEKFVRLHLEDMD, via the coding sequence GTGAGAATCATCACGATAGCGGACGTAGAATACCTTGCGTTCCAACTCGCACAAGAGCATCTCTCTTTCAACGAGCCAATACCGGATTTCTCCACGCGGTTTCCAAATGTGCTTGAAAGCTGTGTGTTAACCCCGTTTCAGACATTTTCGAGCAAGGCCCTATACCCGACGCTGGTCGCTAAGGCTGGCTTTCTCTTTTACCTAATGATCAAAAATCACCCTTTCCAGAATGGTAACAAACGAATTGCTATAACCACCTTGCTCATGTTTTTGTTTTTTAACGACAAATGGCTGAAAATTCATAATCAGGAATTGTATGAATTTACAATTTGGGTAGCACAGAGTCGATCGGAGTTCAAAGATCAGGTCGTAGCGACAATCGAGAAGTTCGTTCGACTTCATCTAGAAGATATGGACTAG
- the tusC gene encoding sulfurtransferase complex subunit TusC — translation MHNGDESVGRGIAKRFMFVHRKAPHGTIYAWELLEAALTAAAFAQHVTLVFIDDGVYQLKKNQDTTGIGIKDFSPVYRALKDYEIEKVFVERESVEKRGLSPADFIIPVEIIDSAALGKLMACQDVIL, via the coding sequence ATGCATAACGGTGATGAAAGCGTGGGGCGCGGGATTGCTAAGCGGTTTATGTTCGTCCATCGTAAGGCGCCCCACGGCACGATCTACGCATGGGAGCTGCTTGAAGCAGCGCTGACAGCGGCAGCCTTTGCGCAGCATGTCACCCTTGTATTCATCGATGACGGTGTTTACCAGCTCAAGAAGAACCAGGATACAACGGGGATCGGCATAAAAGATTTCTCTCCAGTGTACCGGGCGCTGAAGGATTACGAAATTGAGAAAGTTTTTGTGGAGAGGGAGTCCGTTGAAAAACGTGGGTTGAGTCCAGCTGATTTTATTATTCCAGTCGAGATTATTGACTCTGCGGCACTGGGTAAGCTTATGGCGTGCCAGGATGTGATCCTATAG
- the tusB gene encoding sulfurtransferase complex subunit TusB: MYERDSLETCLRLAEKGSSVLLIEDAVYAAANDSVASEILAQAMQRVSVYVLGPDLRARGLQQSRLLEGVKDVDYRAFVRLVTEHKGILSWL, from the coding sequence ATGTACGAGCGTGATAGCCTTGAGACTTGTTTGCGTCTTGCAGAAAAGGGAAGCAGCGTATTGTTGATTGAAGACGCTGTCTACGCGGCCGCCAATGACAGCGTTGCAAGTGAAATTTTGGCGCAGGCAATGCAGCGTGTCTCTGTTTACGTGCTTGGCCCAGACTTGAGAGCGCGTGGATTGCAGCAAAGCAGATTGTTAGAAGGTGTAAAGGATGTCGATTATAGGGCCTTCGTTCGATTAGTTACGGAGCACAAGGGGATTCTATCTTGGTTGTGA